The following are from one region of the Streptomyces tuirus genome:
- a CDS encoding ABC transporter permease: protein MTTFAVRPGSSRQLAGTGTLLRFALRRDRLMIPVWIAVNALMVLSMPGTLEGLYGTPAERADLIRQMETNSSLRAMVGPVFGDSLGALTAWRVGIYAGALAAVMSLLIVVRHTRDEEESGRQELVASGMVGRRASLTAALLAAAVANGVLALLVTVGLAGQGTTGALALGLGIAAVGMVFATMAAIVAQLTESARPARGLTAAVLGAAFVLRAAGDSATDDGSSVLTWLSPLGWLENLRPYASERWWVLAPLAGAVALQGAVAYALAGRRDLGMSFLPTRPGPASGRLGSAGALAWRLQRGGVLGWSIGFFLAGVVYGGMTDGAAELVGDNDNARRVFERMGGRSGLTDAFLASMVGMLGLIAALYIVASVLRLHGEETSGRAEPVLANAVGRVRWACGHLVIAFGGAALIMLLAGLGFAVGYGKETGPILAACLAQLPAVWVIGGLAVLLHGVLPRAAPAAWGVAGAVLLIGWVGPALDVPQAVLDVSPFGHLPKLPGGSMQWGPVLVLTGLAALLVAGGLAGLRRRDMTT, encoded by the coding sequence ATGACCACGTTCGCGGTACGGCCCGGCAGTTCACGCCAACTGGCCGGCACGGGAACCCTGCTGCGGTTCGCCCTGCGCCGCGACCGGCTGATGATCCCCGTGTGGATCGCGGTGAACGCGCTGATGGTGCTCTCCATGCCGGGCACCCTGGAGGGCCTGTACGGCACCCCGGCCGAACGCGCCGACCTGATCCGGCAGATGGAGACCAACTCCTCGCTGCGCGCGATGGTCGGCCCGGTCTTCGGCGACTCGCTGGGCGCCCTGACGGCCTGGCGCGTCGGCATCTACGCCGGCGCCCTGGCGGCCGTGATGAGCCTGCTGATCGTCGTACGGCACACCCGGGACGAGGAGGAGAGCGGCCGTCAGGAGCTGGTGGCGTCCGGGATGGTGGGCCGCCGGGCCTCCCTGACGGCGGCCCTGCTCGCGGCGGCGGTCGCGAACGGGGTCCTGGCGCTGCTGGTGACGGTGGGGCTGGCCGGGCAGGGCACGACCGGCGCCCTGGCCCTCGGGCTCGGGATCGCCGCCGTCGGGATGGTCTTCGCCACGATGGCCGCGATCGTCGCGCAGCTGACGGAGAGCGCGCGGCCGGCACGCGGTCTGACGGCGGCGGTGCTCGGAGCCGCGTTCGTGCTGCGCGCGGCGGGCGACTCGGCCACCGACGACGGTTCCTCGGTCCTGACCTGGCTGTCGCCGCTGGGCTGGCTGGAAAACCTGCGGCCGTACGCGTCCGAGCGCTGGTGGGTGCTGGCCCCGCTCGCCGGGGCGGTGGCCCTCCAGGGTGCGGTGGCCTACGCCCTGGCCGGCCGCCGGGACCTCGGCATGAGCTTCCTGCCGACCCGGCCGGGCCCGGCGTCCGGCCGCCTGGGCAGCGCCGGCGCCCTGGCCTGGCGGTTGCAGCGGGGCGGCGTGCTGGGCTGGAGCATCGGCTTCTTCCTGGCCGGGGTCGTCTACGGCGGCATGACCGACGGCGCGGCCGAGCTGGTGGGCGACAACGACAACGCCCGGCGCGTCTTCGAGCGCATGGGCGGCCGGTCCGGCCTGACGGACGCGTTCCTGGCGTCGATGGTCGGGATGCTGGGCCTGATCGCGGCGCTGTACATCGTGGCGTCGGTGCTGCGCCTGCACGGCGAGGAGACCTCGGGCCGGGCGGAACCGGTGCTGGCGAACGCGGTGGGGCGGGTGCGCTGGGCCTGCGGTCATCTGGTGATCGCCTTCGGCGGCGCCGCCCTGATCATGCTGCTGGCCGGGCTCGGCTTCGCCGTCGGCTACGGCAAGGAGACCGGCCCGATCCTGGCGGCGTGCCTGGCGCAGCTCCCGGCGGTATGGGTGATCGGCGGGCTGGCGGTGCTGCTGCACGGGGTCCTGCCCCGGGCAGCCCCGGCGGCGTGGGGCGTCGCCGGGGCCGTGCTTCTGATCGGCTGGGTCGGGCCCGCGCTGGACGTACCGCAGGCCGTGCTGGACGTCTCACCGTTCGGGCACCTGCCGAAGCTGCCGGGCGGATCCATGCAGTGGGGGCCCGTGCTGGTCCTGACCGGGCTGGCGGCTCTGCTGGTGGCCGGAGGGCTGGCGGGGTTGCGGCGGCGGGACATGACGACGTGA
- a CDS encoding ABC transporter ATP-binding protein, which translates to MTKAITVSGLHKSFGRTHALDGLDLEVAAGEVHGFLGPNGAGKSTTIRVLLGLLRADSGAAQVLGRDPWTDAVEVHRRIAYVPGDVTLWRNLSGGEVIDLYGRLRGGLDARRRAELIERFELDPTKKGRTYSKGNRQKVALVAAFASDVDLLILDEPTSGLDPLMEEVFQRCVREERDRGRTVLLSSHILSEVEELCDRVSIVRGGRTVESGSLADLRHLTRTSVVAELAGPPDGLAELPGVHDLDVRGQRVRLQVDTDRLNGVLRSLSDSGVRSLTSTPPTLEELFLRHYQEETAEPDAAVAR; encoded by the coding sequence ATGACGAAGGCCATCACCGTCTCCGGACTGCACAAGTCCTTCGGGCGGACGCATGCTCTCGACGGGCTCGACCTGGAGGTCGCCGCCGGCGAGGTGCACGGCTTCCTCGGCCCCAACGGCGCCGGGAAGTCCACCACCATCCGGGTCCTGCTCGGCCTGCTGCGCGCCGACTCCGGCGCCGCGCAGGTCCTCGGCCGCGACCCGTGGACGGACGCGGTGGAGGTGCACCGCCGGATCGCCTACGTCCCCGGCGACGTCACGCTGTGGCGCAACCTCTCCGGCGGCGAGGTCATCGACCTCTACGGCCGGCTGCGCGGAGGGCTCGACGCGCGGCGCCGCGCGGAGCTGATCGAGCGCTTCGAGCTCGACCCCACCAAGAAGGGCCGCACCTACTCCAAGGGCAACCGGCAGAAGGTCGCCCTGGTCGCCGCGTTCGCCTCGGACGTCGACCTGCTGATCCTGGACGAGCCGACCTCGGGCCTGGACCCGCTGATGGAGGAGGTCTTCCAGCGCTGCGTCCGGGAGGAGCGCGACCGGGGCCGTACGGTCCTGCTCTCCTCCCACATCCTCAGCGAGGTCGAGGAGCTGTGCGACCGGGTGAGCATCGTCCGCGGCGGCCGCACGGTCGAGAGCGGTTCACTCGCCGACCTGCGCCACCTCACCCGCACCAGCGTCGTCGCCGAACTCGCGGGTCCGCCCGACGGCCTGGCGGAACTGCCCGGCGTGCACGACCTCGACGTGCGGGGGCAGCGCGTCCGGCTCCAGGTCGACACCGACCGGCTGAACGGCGTCCTGCGGTCGCTGAGCGACTCGGGCGTACGGTCGCTGACGTCGACACCGCCCACGCTGGAGGAGCTGTTCCTGCGGCACTACCAGGAGGAGACGGCCGAGCCGGACGCGGCGGTGGCCCGATGA
- a CDS encoding GbsR/MarR family transcriptional regulator — MTESAGTGRDAEAVSRFVESFAAQLVEAGMTRMPARVFAALLSSDAGSMTSAELGEQLRISPAAVSGAVRYLAQTHMVSREREPGSRRERYRVHGDQWYEALTNRDTVLKRWEGAMREGVTSLGADTPAGRRLSETLAFFEFLDGELVALMERWRVHRDKTFGPRA; from the coding sequence ATGACGGAATCAGCCGGGACCGGCCGGGACGCGGAGGCCGTGTCGAGGTTCGTGGAGTCCTTCGCGGCCCAGCTCGTCGAGGCGGGGATGACGCGCATGCCCGCCCGGGTCTTCGCCGCGCTCCTGTCCTCCGACGCGGGCTCGATGACCTCCGCCGAGCTGGGGGAGCAGCTGCGGATCAGCCCCGCGGCGGTGTCCGGGGCAGTGCGCTACCTGGCCCAGACACACATGGTCTCCCGCGAACGGGAGCCGGGCTCGCGCCGGGAGCGCTACCGGGTGCACGGCGACCAGTGGTACGAGGCCCTGACCAACCGCGACACCGTCCTCAAGCGATGGGAGGGCGCCATGCGCGAGGGCGTCACCAGCCTCGGCGCCGACACCCCGGCCGGCCGCCGCCTCTCCGAGACGCTGGCGTTCTTCGAATTCCTCGACGGTGAACTCGTCGCCCTGATGGAGCGCTGGCGGGTGCACCGCGACAAGACGTTCGGACCCCGGGCCTAG
- a CDS encoding diacylglycerol kinase catalytic domain-containing protein: protein MAEVATSATSEQLLVVVDPVARRSDGESVRIAKDVLGAGAGMKLCLPDGPEEFARALARRGSRRPVVVGDDRALIRAVALLHRHRELAGCALSVVPVGGALSLARSLGVPTGTVAAARAVLDGVERRMDLMVDDSDGVVLGALRIPPPRPAPAGAVPEGTPDADAMPGHPWLRTCQSLVRTLVPAGRPSRVAAAPEPGPSRLRVEVDGDTLIDLDQPVEAVSVAPVAAGVASVEVRPVSVGAEASPLLAQGRTVTVSGAHFRYRADMAVSGPVRTRTWVVREAAWGLTVPSGR from the coding sequence ATGGCCGAGGTGGCGACTTCCGCGACGTCCGAGCAGCTGCTGGTGGTGGTCGATCCGGTCGCCCGTAGGTCGGACGGAGAGTCCGTCCGGATCGCGAAAGACGTGCTCGGAGCGGGTGCCGGCATGAAGCTGTGTCTGCCGGACGGGCCGGAGGAGTTCGCCCGGGCGCTGGCCCGGCGGGGCTCGCGGCGGCCGGTGGTGGTGGGCGACGACCGGGCCCTGATCCGCGCGGTGGCGCTGCTGCACCGGCACCGGGAGCTGGCCGGATGTGCGCTGTCGGTGGTGCCGGTCGGGGGCGCGCTGTCCCTGGCCCGGTCGCTGGGGGTGCCGACGGGGACGGTCGCGGCGGCGCGGGCGGTGCTCGACGGCGTCGAGCGGCGCATGGATCTGATGGTCGACGACAGCGACGGGGTGGTGCTCGGCGCGCTGCGGATACCGCCGCCCCGGCCCGCTCCGGCCGGGGCGGTCCCGGAGGGCACACCGGACGCGGACGCGATGCCGGGCCACCCGTGGCTGCGGACCTGCCAGTCCCTGGTCCGCACGCTGGTCCCGGCGGGCCGCCCGTCCCGGGTCGCCGCCGCGCCCGAGCCGGGGCCGTCCCGGCTGCGGGTCGAGGTGGACGGGGACACGCTCATCGACCTGGACCAGCCGGTGGAGGCCGTGTCGGTGGCACCGGTCGCCGCGGGGGTGGCGTCGGTGGAGGTCAGGCCGGTGTCGGTGGGCGCGGAGGCCTCGCCGCTGCTGGCCCAGGGCCGGACGGTGACGGTGTCCGGGGCGCACTTCCGCTACCGCGCGGACATGGCGGTGTCGGGGCCGGTACGGACCCGGACATGGGTGGTCCGGGAGGCCGCCTGGGGGCTGACGGTGCCGTCGGGGCGGTGA
- a CDS encoding adenylosuccinate synthase: MPALVLLGAQWGDEGKGKATDLLGGSVDYVVRYQGGNNAGHTVVVGDQKYALHLLPSGILSPGCTPVIGNGVVVDPSVLLSELSGLNERGVDTSKLLLSGNAHIITPYNVTVDKVTERFLGKRKIGTTGRGIGPTYADKINRVGIRVQDLYDESILTQKVEAALDVKNQVLTKLYNRRAIAVDQVVEELLGYADKLAPYVSDTVLVLNQALEEDKVVLFEGGQGTLLDIDHGTYPFVTSSNPTAGGACTGSGVGPTKISRVIGILKAYTTRVGAGPFPTELFDEDGEALRRIGGERGVTTGRDRRCGWFDAVIARYATRVNGLTDFFLTKLDVLTGWEQIPVCVAYEIDGKRVEELPYSQTDFHHAKPVYEMLPGWNEDISKAKSFGDLPKNAQAYVKALEEMSGAPISAIGVGPGRDETIEINSFL; encoded by the coding sequence GTGCCCGCACTTGTGCTGCTCGGTGCTCAGTGGGGTGACGAAGGCAAGGGAAAGGCCACCGACCTTCTCGGTGGTTCCGTGGACTATGTAGTGCGCTACCAGGGCGGCAACAACGCCGGCCACACGGTGGTCGTGGGCGACCAGAAGTATGCACTGCACCTCCTCCCTTCCGGAATCCTGTCTCCCGGCTGTACGCCGGTCATCGGAAACGGCGTCGTCGTCGACCCGTCGGTCCTGCTCTCCGAGCTGAGCGGTCTGAACGAGCGTGGCGTCGACACGTCCAAGCTCCTCCTCAGCGGAAACGCGCACATCATCACCCCGTACAACGTGACGGTGGACAAGGTGACCGAGCGCTTCCTCGGCAAGCGGAAGATCGGCACGACCGGGCGGGGCATCGGCCCGACCTACGCCGACAAGATCAACCGCGTCGGTATCCGCGTGCAGGACCTGTACGACGAGTCGATCCTCACGCAGAAGGTCGAGGCGGCCCTCGACGTCAAGAACCAGGTCCTCACCAAGCTCTACAACCGGCGCGCGATCGCCGTGGACCAGGTCGTCGAGGAACTGCTGGGCTACGCCGACAAGCTCGCGCCGTACGTCTCCGACACCGTCCTGGTCCTCAACCAGGCGCTGGAGGAGGACAAGGTCGTCCTGTTCGAGGGCGGCCAGGGCACGCTCCTCGACATCGACCACGGCACGTACCCCTTCGTCACCTCGTCGAACCCGACCGCGGGCGGCGCCTGCACCGGCTCCGGTGTCGGCCCGACGAAGATCAGCCGGGTCATCGGCATCCTCAAGGCGTACACCACCCGCGTGGGCGCCGGCCCGTTCCCGACCGAGCTGTTCGACGAGGACGGCGAGGCGCTGCGCCGCATCGGCGGGGAGCGCGGTGTCACCACCGGCCGTGACCGCCGCTGCGGCTGGTTCGACGCGGTCATCGCCCGCTACGCGACCCGCGTGAACGGCCTGACCGACTTCTTCCTCACCAAGCTCGACGTCCTCACCGGCTGGGAGCAGATCCCGGTCTGCGTGGCGTACGAGATCGACGGCAAGCGCGTCGAGGAGCTCCCGTACTCCCAGACCGACTTCCACCACGCCAAGCCGGTCTACGAGATGCTCCCCGGCTGGAACGAGGACATCTCCAAGGCGAAGTCCTTCGGTGACCTGCCGAAGAACGCCCAGGCGTATGTGAAGGCGCTGGAGGAGATGTCCGGCGCCCCGATCTCCGCGATCGGCGTCGGCCCGGGCCGGGACGAGACGATCGAGATCAACTCGTTCCTCTGA
- a CDS encoding GntR family transcriptional regulator, whose amino-acid sequence MPATSGNGAVTRSTLRQQIADALRDEVLAGRLQPGQEFTVKEIAEQYGVSATPVREALVDLSAQGLLEADQHRGFRVHEYSVDDFRGMIEARGLVIEGMFLALTAGRPGAVRPDDPRSAAVVAGVRRRGEEAQRAAAAGDLTVLIGYDLRFWRELGACFGNPYLTDFLHRLRVQTWVCAVQHLRRLTDLRGELWAGHTQLVDALIDRDNDAARAIIAAYNTHSLSLIERLASRSRSA is encoded by the coding sequence ATGCCCGCCACCTCCGGCAACGGCGCCGTGACCCGCAGCACCCTGCGGCAGCAGATCGCCGACGCGCTTCGTGACGAGGTGCTGGCCGGGCGGCTCCAGCCGGGTCAGGAGTTCACGGTCAAGGAGATCGCCGAGCAGTACGGGGTGTCCGCGACGCCGGTGCGCGAGGCGCTCGTCGACCTCTCCGCGCAGGGGCTCCTCGAAGCCGACCAGCACCGCGGCTTCCGGGTCCACGAGTACTCGGTCGACGACTTCCGCGGCATGATCGAGGCCCGCGGCCTGGTCATCGAGGGCATGTTCCTCGCGCTGACCGCCGGGCGGCCGGGTGCGGTACGGCCGGACGATCCCCGGTCCGCCGCCGTGGTCGCCGGGGTCCGCCGGCGCGGCGAGGAGGCGCAGCGGGCCGCCGCCGCCGGTGATCTCACCGTGCTCATCGGCTACGACCTGCGCTTCTGGCGCGAGCTCGGCGCCTGCTTCGGCAACCCCTACCTCACCGACTTCCTGCACCGGCTGCGCGTGCAGACCTGGGTGTGCGCGGTGCAGCACCTGCGGCGGCTCACCGATCTGCGCGGCGAGCTGTGGGCCGGCCATACCCAGCTGGTCGACGCCCTCATCGACCGCGACAACGACGCCGCCCGGGCGATCATCGCGGCGTACAACACGCACTCGCTCAGCCTGATCGAACGGCTCGCCTCCCGATCACGCTCAGCCTGA
- a CDS encoding aspartate aminotransferase family protein, whose translation MTPQPNPEAGAAVKAADRDHVFHSWSAQELIDPLAVAGAEGSYFWDYDGRRYLDFSSGLVYTNVGYQHPKIVAAIQEQAARMTTFAPAFAVEARSEAARLIAERTPGDLDKIFFTNGGADAVEHAIRMARLHTGRPKVLSAYRSYHGGTQQAVNLTGDPRRWASDSGTAGVVHFWAPYLYRSRFYAETEEQECARALEHLETTIAFEGPSTVAAIILETIPGTAGIMVPPPDYLAGVRELCDKYGIVFVLDEVMAGFGRTGEWFAADLFDVTPDLLTFAKGVNSGYVPLGGVAISGAIAETFGKRPYPGGLTYSGHPLACAAAVATIGVMAEEGVVENAARLGESVVGPELRALAERHPSVGEVRGVGMFWALELVRDRQTREPLVPYNAAGEANAPMAAFAAAAKKGGLWPFVNMNRTHVVPPCNISEAELKEGLAALDAALSVADEYTA comes from the coding sequence ATGACCCCTCAGCCGAACCCCGAAGCCGGCGCCGCCGTCAAGGCCGCCGACCGCGACCATGTGTTCCACTCCTGGTCCGCTCAGGAGCTCATCGACCCGCTCGCCGTCGCCGGTGCCGAGGGGTCGTACTTCTGGGACTACGACGGCCGGCGCTACCTCGACTTCTCCAGCGGGCTCGTCTACACCAACGTCGGCTACCAGCACCCGAAGATCGTCGCCGCGATCCAGGAGCAGGCCGCGAGGATGACGACCTTCGCGCCCGCCTTCGCCGTCGAGGCACGGTCGGAGGCGGCCCGGCTCATCGCCGAGCGCACCCCGGGTGACCTGGACAAGATCTTCTTCACCAACGGCGGCGCCGACGCCGTCGAGCACGCGATCCGGATGGCCCGGCTGCACACGGGCCGCCCGAAGGTGCTCTCGGCGTACCGCTCGTACCACGGCGGCACGCAGCAGGCCGTGAACCTCACCGGCGACCCGCGCCGCTGGGCCTCCGACAGCGGCACGGCCGGGGTCGTGCACTTCTGGGCGCCCTACCTCTACCGCTCCCGCTTCTACGCCGAGACCGAGGAGCAGGAGTGCGCCCGGGCGCTGGAGCACCTGGAGACGACGATCGCGTTCGAGGGGCCCTCGACCGTCGCGGCGATCATCCTGGAGACCATCCCGGGCACGGCCGGGATCATGGTCCCGCCGCCCGACTACCTCGCCGGGGTGCGGGAGCTCTGCGACAAGTACGGGATCGTCTTCGTCCTGGACGAGGTCATGGCCGGGTTCGGGCGGACCGGTGAGTGGTTCGCGGCGGACCTGTTCGACGTCACGCCCGACCTGCTGACCTTCGCCAAGGGCGTGAACAGCGGATATGTGCCGCTCGGCGGGGTCGCGATCTCCGGCGCGATTGCGGAGACGTTCGGGAAGCGCCCGTACCCCGGTGGCCTGACGTACTCCGGGCATCCGCTGGCGTGCGCCGCCGCCGTCGCGACGATCGGCGTCATGGCGGAGGAGGGCGTCGTGGAGAACGCCGCGCGGCTCGGCGAGTCCGTCGTCGGGCCGGAGCTGCGGGCGCTCGCCGAGCGGCACCCGAGCGTCGGCGAGGTGCGCGGCGTGGGCATGTTCTGGGCGCTGGAGCTGGTGCGCGACCGTCAGACGCGGGAGCCGCTGGTGCCGTACAACGCGGCCGGTGAGGCGAACGCCCCGATGGCCGCCTTCGCCGCCGCCGCGAAGAAGGGCGGCCTGTGGCCCTTCGTGAACATGAACCGGACGCATGTCGTGCCGCCCTGCAACATCTCCGAGGCGGAGCTCAAGGAGGGCCTCGCCGCGCTGGACGCCGCACTGTCCGTGGCGGACGAGTACACCGCGTAA
- a CDS encoding type 1 glutamine amidotransferase family protein: protein MNTTTGKPVHLAVYDTLADWETGHATAQLARTGHEIRTVGPTTAPVRSIGGLRIQPDLALDDLRPEDSALLILPGADLWTATSAATAAGTDDLAPFARTARAFLDAGVPVAAICGATAGLAREGLLDDRDHTSAVSFYLAATGYAGGGRYVEADAVTDGPLITAGPTEPVAFAREILRLLGIYEGEVLDAWYRLFHDSDPAAYGVLEKAGAL from the coding sequence ATGAACACCACCACCGGCAAGCCCGTCCATCTCGCCGTCTACGACACCCTCGCCGACTGGGAGACCGGCCACGCCACGGCCCAGCTCGCCCGCACCGGCCACGAGATCCGGACCGTCGGCCCGACCACGGCCCCGGTGCGGAGCATCGGCGGACTGCGCATCCAGCCCGACCTGGCCCTCGACGACCTGCGCCCCGAGGACAGCGCGCTGCTGATCCTGCCGGGCGCCGACCTCTGGACTGCGACATCAGCCGCTACCGCGGCGGGCACCGACGACCTCGCCCCCTTCGCCCGCACGGCCCGGGCCTTCCTCGACGCGGGCGTCCCGGTCGCCGCCATCTGCGGCGCCACCGCCGGACTCGCCCGCGAGGGCCTGCTCGACGACCGCGACCACACCAGCGCGGTCTCCTTCTACCTGGCCGCCACCGGCTACGCGGGCGGCGGCCGCTACGTCGAGGCCGACGCCGTCACCGACGGCCCCCTGATCACCGCGGGCCCCACCGAGCCCGTCGCCTTCGCCCGGGAGATCCTCCGGCTGCTCGGGATCTACGAGGGAGAGGTGCTGGACGCCTGGTACCGGCTGTTCCACGACTCCGACCCGGCGGCCTACGGGGTGCTGGAGAAGGCCGGCGCGCTGTGA
- a CDS encoding MarR family winged helix-turn-helix transcriptional regulator produces MSRERQDLLSRSALGVFRLNGQFLAVAEELARPAGLTAAWWQVLGAVLREPLPVSGIARAMGITRQSVQRIADLLVERGLAEYRPNPAHRRAKLLAPTDEGRAAIDRIDPGHAAFADRLAEAFGEAELAEAVRMLDRLSTVLDQVGPPGTQPPPVTEP; encoded by the coding sequence GTGAGCCGGGAGCGTCAGGACCTGCTCAGCCGCAGCGCCCTCGGGGTGTTCCGGCTGAACGGCCAGTTCCTCGCCGTCGCGGAGGAACTGGCCCGGCCGGCCGGGCTCACCGCCGCCTGGTGGCAGGTGCTCGGCGCGGTCCTCCGAGAGCCGCTGCCGGTCTCGGGGATCGCCCGCGCCATGGGCATCACCCGGCAGAGCGTGCAGCGCATCGCCGACCTGCTGGTGGAGCGGGGGCTCGCGGAGTACCGGCCGAACCCGGCGCACCGCAGGGCCAAGCTCCTCGCGCCGACCGACGAGGGACGCGCGGCGATCGACCGGATCGACCCCGGGCACGCGGCGTTCGCCGACCGGCTGGCCGAGGCGTTCGGCGAGGCGGAGCTGGCGGAGGCGGTACGGATGCTCGACCGGCTGTCGACGGTGCTGGACCAGGTGGGACCGCCCGGGACGCAGCCTCCGCCTGTTACGGAACCGTAG
- a CDS encoding serine/threonine-protein kinase codes for MEKLGPGDPLGVPPGVKHWGRIGAYRLLARLGAGGMGHVYLARSERGRTVAVKLVREELAAQEEFRERFRQEVQAARRVGGYWTAPVLDADTEAAVPWVATGYVAGPSLQQVVGHDHGALPERTVRILAAGLAHALKDIHAAGIVHRDLKPSNVLVSIDGPRVIDFGIARALETVTDGGLTRTGALVGSPGFMAPEQVRGDRITPACDVFCLGSVLAYAATGALPFGTANSGVHALMFRIAQEEPDLEGVPEGIADLVRDCLRKDPAARPSLDRVLERIGADDTVSDGRALDPWLPSALVAQLGRHAVRLLDAEDPEGAGSAEEAGAPGPPAGRQGSGPGENPGPGPTPEHAPAADESSPRPAPATAPAATPAPPPPGQPGEGPPVNHLPTLVAGQGAPPAPRQLPAAQPQSPPPHPQLQTPQPPYPAYGYPQQHPQPHPAYAGLGSTPPYGPPPYGTTPPYGPPQPQQPRRDGRSTALLVVIALVVALAAGGSVYALMQGGGDDRADDGAGPTQGTSAPPTTPGPSPATSQPDPSPSPADGTIPDGYLGTWTTTIDNADGAHSRSLTIQQGEPGDTVLSLVADGPTEGGGSYHCVFEGRLTAAPGTGGALPIGPSTVKVGQPRTACTPGAATEVTLLSDGTLERVNTSSGERLTYTKQ; via the coding sequence ATGGAGAAGCTGGGGCCCGGGGATCCGCTGGGGGTGCCCCCAGGCGTTAAGCACTGGGGGAGAATCGGTGCTTACCGGTTGCTGGCGCGGCTCGGTGCGGGGGGCATGGGGCACGTCTATCTGGCCCGCTCCGAGCGGGGCCGTACGGTCGCCGTGAAGCTCGTGCGCGAGGAACTGGCCGCGCAGGAGGAGTTCCGGGAGCGGTTCCGGCAGGAGGTGCAGGCCGCGCGGCGGGTCGGCGGGTACTGGACGGCACCGGTGCTGGACGCGGACACCGAGGCGGCGGTGCCGTGGGTCGCCACGGGCTATGTCGCCGGGCCGAGCCTCCAGCAGGTCGTCGGGCACGACCACGGCGCCCTGCCCGAGCGGACGGTCCGCATCCTCGCGGCCGGGCTCGCGCACGCCCTGAAGGACATCCACGCCGCCGGCATCGTCCACCGCGATCTCAAGCCGTCCAACGTGCTGGTCAGCATAGACGGCCCGCGCGTCATCGACTTCGGCATCGCCCGCGCCCTGGAGACCGTGACGGACGGCGGGCTCACCCGCACCGGCGCGCTCGTCGGCTCGCCCGGCTTCATGGCGCCCGAGCAGGTACGGGGCGACCGCATCACCCCCGCGTGCGACGTCTTCTGCCTCGGCTCCGTCCTCGCCTACGCCGCGACCGGCGCCCTGCCCTTCGGCACCGCCAACAGCGGCGTGCACGCCCTGATGTTCCGCATCGCCCAGGAGGAGCCGGACCTGGAGGGCGTCCCTGAGGGCATCGCCGACCTCGTCCGGGACTGCCTGCGCAAGGACCCCGCCGCCCGGCCCTCCCTCGACCGCGTCCTCGAACGCATCGGCGCGGACGACACCGTCTCCGACGGCCGCGCCCTCGACCCGTGGCTGCCGAGCGCGCTCGTGGCCCAACTCGGGCGGCACGCGGTGCGGTTGCTGGACGCGGAGGACCCCGAGGGGGCCGGCTCCGCCGAGGAGGCCGGTGCTCCCGGGCCGCCCGCGGGCCGGCAGGGTTCCGGCCCCGGCGAGAACCCCGGTCCGGGTCCCACCCCCGAACACGCCCCGGCCGCCGACGAGTCGTCGCCCCGCCCGGCCCCCGCGACGGCGCCCGCCGCCACCCCTGCCCCGCCCCCGCCGGGACAGCCCGGCGAGGGCCCGCCGGTCAACCATCTGCCCACCCTGGTCGCGGGGCAGGGCGCGCCCCCGGCGCCCCGGCAACTCCCGGCCGCGCAGCCACAGTCACCGCCGCCCCACCCGCAACTGCAGACACCCCAGCCCCCGTACCCGGCGTACGGCTACCCCCAGCAGCACCCCCAGCCCCACCCCGCTTACGCCGGCCTGGGCTCCACCCCGCCCTACGGCCCGCCGCCGTACGGCACGACCCCGCCGTACGGCCCGCCGCAACCGCAGCAGCCGCGGAGGGACGGCCGTTCCACCGCGCTGCTCGTCGTGATCGCCCTGGTCGTCGCGCTCGCCGCGGGCGGGTCGGTGTACGCGCTGATGCAGGGGGGCGGCGACGACCGGGCCGACGACGGCGCCGGCCCGACGCAGGGCACGAGCGCCCCGCCGACCACCCCCGGCCCGTCCCCGGCGACCTCGCAGCCGGACCCGTCCCCCTCCCCGGCGGACGGCACGATCCCGGACGGGTACCTCGGCACCTGGACCACGACCATCGACAACGCCGACGGCGCGCACAGCCGTTCGCTCACCATCCAGCAGGGCGAACCGGGCGACACGGTCCTGTCCCTCGTGGCCGACGGCCCGACCGAGGGCGGCGGCAGCTACCACTGCGTGTTCGAGGGGCGGCTGACCGCCGCCCCCGGCACCGGCGGCGCGCTGCCGATCGGCCCGTCCACCGTGAAGGTCGGGCAGCCGCGCACCGCCTGCACCCCGGGCGCCGCCACCGAGGTGACCCTCCTGTCCGACGGCACGCTCGAGCGCGTGAACACGAGCAGCGGGGAACGGCTGACGTACACGAAGCAGTGA